Sequence from the Corallococcus sp. EGB genome:
CAAGGACGGCGTGGGCGCGGTCATGGACTCGATGGACCTGGAGCGTGAGAAGGGCATCACGATCCAGTCCGCCGCCACGTACGCGATGTGGGGCGACTACAACATCAACCTCATCGACACGCCGGGACACGTGGACTTCACCATCGAGGTGGAGCGCGCGCTCCGCGTTCTCGACGGCGCCATCCTGGTGCTCTGCTCCGTGTCGGGCGTGCAGTCGCAGTCCATCACGGTGGACCGCCAGATGAAGCGCTACCGCGTTCCGCGCATCGCGTTCGTCAACAAGATGGACCGCTCTGGCGCGAACTACGACCGCGTCGCCGGCCAGCTGAAGGAGAAGCTGGGCCACCACCCCGTGAAGCTCCAGTACCCCATCGGCGCGGAGGACCGCTTCCAGGGCCTCATCGACCTCATCTCGATGAAGGCGTACTACTTCGACGGTGAGAGCGGCGAGACCGTGCGCGAGGAGGCCATTCCGGCGGAGATGCTGGACGAGGCCAAGCTGCGCCGTGACGAGATGCTCGAGGGCGTCGCCAACGTGGACGACGAGCTGGGCGAGGCGTTCCTCATGGACGCCGCCAGCATCACCGAGGAGCAGCTGCGCGCCGCCATCCGCCGCGCCACCATCGCGCTGAAGATGACGCCGGTGATGTGCGGCTCCGCGTACAAGAACAAGGGCGTGCAGCTGCTGCTCAACGCGGTGTGCAGCTACCTGCCCAACCCGAAGGAAGCCACCAACGAGGCGCTGGACCAGAAGAACAACGAGGCCAAGGTCATCCTGGAGTCGGATCCGACCAAGCCCTTCGTGGGTCTCGCGTTCAAGCTGGAGGATGGCCGCTACGGGCAGCTGACGTACATGCGCGTCTACCAGGGCAAGGTCGCCAAGGGTGACTTCATCATCAACCAGGTGAACCAGAAGAAGGTCAAGGTTCCGCGCATCGTCCGCATGCACGCGTCGGAAATGCACGACGTGAACGAGGCCACCGCGGGCGACATCGTGGCGCTCTTCGGCATCGAGTGCGCCTCCGGCGACACGTTCACCGACGGCACCGTGCAGTACACGATGACGTCCATGTTCGTGCCGGACGCGGTCATCTCGCTGGCGGTGACGCCGAAGAACCGCGACACGCTGGCCAACTTCTCCAAGGCGCTCAACCGCTTCAACAAGGAAGACCCCACCTTCCGCGTGCGCCGCGACGAGGAGTCCGGCCAGACGATCATCTCCGGCATGGGTGAGCTCCACCTGGAGATCTACATCGAGCGCATGAAGCGCGAGTACAACTGCGAGGTGGTGGCCGGCAAGCCGCAGGTGGCCTACCGCGAGACCATCTCCCAGAAGGGCGAGTTCGCCTACACGCACAAGAAGCAGACCGGTGGTTCGGGTCAGTTCGCGCGCGTGTGCGGCTACGTGGAGCCCCTGCCCGCGGACGCGGTGCAGCAGTACGAGTTCGTGGACGACATCGTCGGTGGCTCCATCCCGCGCGAGTTCATCCCCGCGTGCGACAAGGGCTTCCAGGAGGCCGTGAAGAAGGGCAGCCTCATCGGCTTCCCCGTGGTGGGTCTGCGCGTGGTCATCAACGACGGCGCGTTCCACGCGGTGGACTCGTCCGAGCAGGCGTTCAAGACGGCCGCCATCATGGGCTTCCGCGAGGGCTACGCCGCCGCCAAGCCCATCATCCTGGAGCCCATGATGAAGGTGGAGGTCCAGGCGCCGGAGGACTTCCAGGGTTCCGTCGTCGGCCAGCTGAACCAGCGCCGCGGCACCATCCTGGAGACGAGCACCGCCGAGGGCTACGTGACGGCCGTCGCGGAGGTGCCGCTCAACACGATGTTCGGCTACTCCACGGACCTGCGCTCCGCCACCCAGGGCAAGGGCGAGTTCTCCATGGAGTTCTCCAAGTACTCGCCGGTCCCGCGCAACGAGGCGGAGGCCCTGATGGCGCAGTACAAGGAGAAGCAGGCTGCGGAGCAGGCTGCCCGCAAGTAGTCCGGGTGCCCGTGCCGCACTGGCTGTAGGAAGGGCGCTCCCCGCTTCAAGTGGGGGGCGCCCTTTCGCTTTTCCCCGTCCCCCTTTCGAAAGGTTCCTTCCCGTGACGCTGCTTCGCGCCGCCAACGTCCAGCTCGCCTTCGGCAGCCGCACCGTCTTCGAGGGCCTCACCTTCACCATCGAGGAGGGCGAGCGCGTGGGCCTGGTCGGCGTCAACGGCTCCGGCAAGTCGTCGCTGCTGAAGATCCTCGCCGGCGCGGCGAAGCCGGACCTGGGTGAGCTGCAGCTGCGCCGGGGCGCGCGCGTCACCTACCTGCCCCAGGAGCCGGAGTTCCCCGAAGGCGCCACCGTGGCGAGCGAGCTCGCCGTGTCACAGGCGCCGCTGAAGGAGGCGCTGGCCGCGCACGCGGAGCTGTCACGCAGGCTGGAGGCGGACCCCGCGAACGCCACCCCGAAGATGCTGGAGCAGCTGTCCGCCCTGAGCGACCGCATCGAACAGGCCGGCGGCTGGGACACCGAGCACCACGCGAAGACGCTGCTCGACAGGCTGGGCGTGAAGGACTGGGACCGGCCCGTGGCGCAGCTGTCCGGAGGCCTGCGCAAGCGCGTGGCCATTGCCCGCGCGCTGCTCACGCGCCCGGACCTGCTCTTGTTGGACGAGCCCACCAACCACCTGGACGCGGACACCGTGGACTGGCTGGAGGACGAGCTGGACAAGCTGCCCGGGGCGCTGCTGCTCGTCACGCACGACCGCTACTTCCTGGACGGCCTGGTGGACCGCATCGTCGAAATCCAGCCCGGCGGGGGCCTGGTCTCCTACCCCGGCAACTACGCGGCCTACGTGGAGCAGAAGCTCGTCGCCCAGCAGAACGCGGAGGTCGCGGAGCACAAGCGCGAGCGCTGGATTGCCCAGGAGGTCGCGTGGCTGCGCAAGGGCGTGGAGGCGCGGCGCACCAAGAGCAAGGCGCGCATCGAGCGGGCGCAGAAGCTGCTGGCGGAGAAGGGCTTCCAGCGCCCCAAGGTGGCGGACCTGCGCGTCGCGGCGGCGCCCCGGCTGGGGCACACCGTGATTGAAGCGGAAGGGCTGACGAAGTCCTTCGGTGACCGCAAGGTGTTGAACGGCGTGGACTTCCGGCTCCAGCGCGGCGAGCGCGTGGGCTTCCTCGGCCCCAACGGCGTGGGCAAGACGACGTTCCTGCGCGTGATGCTGGGAGAGCTGCCCGCGGACGGCGGCAAGCTCGTCATCGGGAAGAACACGAAGGTCGCCTACTACGATCAGCAGCGCGCGCAGCTGGACCCCGAGCAGACGGTGTACGACGCGGCCTCGCAGGGCGAGGACCACGTGGAGCTGGGCGACCGCAAGGTGCACCTGCGCGACTACCTGGACGACCTGCTCTTCCCGGTGCCCATGCAGCGCATGAAGGTGGGCGCGCTGTCCGGCGGCGAGCGCAACCGGCTGCTGCTGGCGCGGCTCTTCCTGGAAGGCGCCAACGTGCTGGTGCTGGACGAGCCCACCAACGACCTGGACATCGTCACGCTCAACATCCTGGAGCGGCTGCTCCTGGACTTCGCCGGCAGCGTGCTGCTGGTGACGCACGACCGGTACTTCCTCGACAAGGTGGCCACCGCCATCCTCTCCTTCGACGGCGAGGGCAGGGTCACCCGCTACGAGGGCAACTACGAGATGTACAAGCGGCTGAAGGAACAGTCGCAGGCCGCCGCCCTCAAGGCCGCGCCGACGAAGAAGGATGAAGCCCGCAGGGACGAGCCCCGCGACGAGCCCGCCGCGAAGCCCGCGCCGAAGAAGCCCGGGAAGCTCTCCTACAAGGACCAGCGCGAGCTGGACGGCATGGAGGCCACCATCGAGGCCGCGGAGAAGCGCAAGGCGGAGCTGGAGGCCCAGCTGGCCGACCCCGCCGTCTACAGCACCGGCTCCAAGGTGGCGGAAGTGAACCAGGCGCTGGAGGCCACCACCGCGGAAGTGGATCGGCTCTATGCGCGATGGCAGGAATTGCAGGACCTGGCGGCCGGGACCGTCTGAGTTGTCAGGCTATTCCGTGCGGCAACCCACAATCTGCTGCACTCCGTGCATGATTTTCGGGCCGGGGGACTCTGGCTAGAGTCCGCGTCCTTCCGCCTCGGGAGTCTTCACGTGTTCCGTCCGGCCTCGGTCCTCGCCGCTGCCCTGCTGTCCCTCCCCTTCTGCGCCCACGCCCTGGAAAGCGGCCCCAAGCGCCCGCTGCCCGTGTTCGACCTGCAGCGGCTGCGCCTGGACACGGCGGCGCTGGGCTCGCTGGTGGTGGGCACGGGCCGAACGCTGGCGCCGGGCCAGCTGCGGGTGTCGCTGAACTACCAATACGAACAGCTGCCCCTGCACTTCCAGACGCGCTGGGAGCCCGGCGAGGGCACGGGCCTGGTGGAGAACAAGATGACCGCCCACCTGACGGTGGGCTTCGGCGTGCTGTCCTGGCTGGACGTGGGCGCCGAGCTGCCCTTCATCCTGACCCAGGGAGGAAAGCCCACGCTGGAGTACTACGGGCCAAACTCCGGGGGGCTCGCCACGCCGTGGCTGAACGCCCGGGCGGCGCTGCTGCGCCAGTCGAAGGGCGCCCCCATCAACCTGGCGGTGGCGCTGACGGCGGGCCTGCCCGTGGGCAGCCGCGCGGCGCTGGCGCACGATGACTACGCGTGGCAGCCGCGGCTGCAGGTGGGCTACGTGGGCGAGGGCTTCCAGGTGGGCGGCGAGGCCGGCGTGTTCCTGCGCAAGCGCGAGGACCTGGGCCCCGTGTCCTACGATCCGCGCGACATCGTGGGCAACGAGCTGCGCCTGGGCGCCACGGTGACGTCGCTCCACGGCGAGACGACGCGCGGCGAGGTGAGCGTGCTCGCCGGCATCCCGCTGGACGGGGGCCGGGTGGGCGCGGAGCTGCTCATCGCCATCCGCCGCCATGCCCTGTCCCACCTGGACCTGTACGTGATGGGCGGCCCGGGCGTGGGCGCGGGGCTCGACACGCCCACCTTCCGCTTCGTCGCGGGCGCGTCCTTCGCCACCAGCAAGGTGGACTGAGGCGCCCGTCGCCTACTTCGGCATCTTGCCGAAGGCCTTCAACATCGCGATGGCGATGCCCAGCAGGCTTTCGCCCGCGATGAAGCCGGAGGAGACGGGCAGCACCGCCGCCTCCGCGAGCTTCGGCTTCACGCGCTTGAGCAGCGCCGCCAGCGCCGCGCCCACGAAGAGGCTGATGGAGCTGGAGCCGGGGATGACCATGGCCAGCCCCAGGCCGGACGCGGTGGGGATGAAGGCCTTCACCTTCGGGTGGGCCCAGCGCTCCAGCAGCACCAGCACGATGCCCAGCAGCGCCCCGCCCAGGGCGCCCACGCGCGCGGTGGGGTGCAGCGCGGACATGCCGGAGGCGAGCATCTTCGACACGCCGGCCCACACCATGGACGAGGGCGCGGGGAACTGCTCGGAGCCCAGCACGTCCGCGGTGGGCACCAGCAGGTTGAAGATGGGCACCACCACCACGGCGCCCGCGACGACGCCGAAGAGCTGCGCGAAGAACTGCTGACGCGGGGACGCGCCCAACAGCCACCCGGACTTGAGGTCCGTGAGCAGGTCCGCCGAGTGCAGCCCCACGCCGCCCGTGGCGTTGGCGCTCATCACGTTGGCGGGGATGTTGCCCGGAGCCAGGCCGCCGAACAGGAGCTGCGTCACGGGGCCCAGCGCCTTGGTGGGCGTGGTGTCCGTCTCGCCCGTCACGCGCGACGCGACGACACCCATCACCACCGCCAGGGGCAGCGCGAGCACGCCCGCCCACCAGGGAATCTGGAACAGCCAGGCCATGAGGAAGACGGCCACCGGCCCCAGCAGCGCGAAGCCCAGCGGGAACCACGCCGGCGGGCACTCGATGTCCGCCAGCGGATCCGCGTCCGCGCCCTCCCGGGGCTTCTTGCCCACCAGCGAGCCCAGCGCGGAGAACGAGCGCACCACGCTCTTCCACTGGAAGGCGAAGGACAGCAGGCCGGAGGACACCAGCACCGCGGAGCCCGTCCACAGGGACCAGCCATTGATGGCCTTGTACGTCACCTCCGGGATGACGCCCCGGGTGAACATGGCCGGCGCCAGGAAGCCGTAGTTGAGGATGGCGCCCAGGAGCATGGACCAGCCGGTGCGGAAGCTGACCAGCGCGCCCGCGCCCACGAGCAGCAGGCTGAAGTCGATGGACAGGGACCACTTGCCCGCCTCGCGGCCGAGGATGGTTAACGGCAGGCTCACCTTGTCCGGCAGGTTCTTGAGCCACGTGAAGCGCGCGTCGCGCACCAGCACCAGGAGCGCGCCCACCAGCCCCGCGAGCCCCAACAGCCGCGCCTTGCCGCGGGCCGCCTCGCCGTGGCCATGCAGGGCGCGGATGGTCTCCGCGGTGGCGGTGCCGGTGGGGAACGGGAGCGCTTCGATGTTGATGAGCTGGCGCTTGATGGGGATGGCCGCGAAGACGCCCAGCGCGGAGATGACCGCGAACCACAGCATCAGCCAGCCGGAGGACGGCAGCGTGCCGGTGAGCATCAGCAGCGCGGGCACCGCGGCCATGTTGCCGCCGCCCGTCATGTAGCCCGCGGCGGACGCCACGGAGCCCATGGCGTTGTTCTCCAGGTCGGTGAACTCCGTGCGCAGCACCTTGAGCGAGCGCAGCGTGCCGAACACCGCGAAGGCCAGGATGCACGCGGTGATGGTGACGCCCAGGCTCCAGCCCGTCTTGAGGACGACGTAGAGGTTGGACAGGCACATCACCGCGCCAATGAGCATCCCGGCGATGACGGCGCGCACGGTGAGCTGCCGCGCGCCGCCCTGGTAGACGTGCTCCCGCCAGTACAGCTCCGGATCCACGGCCGCGGAGGCGCCGGGAGGCTCGGGGACGGCGCCGGGGTCGGGCGGGGGGACGCGGAGCTGGGTGGGGTTCGGGACGGGAGGAACCATGGGGGGCGCAAGATAGTGCACGCCCCCCGGGGGCACGAAACGCTCCGTGCCCGGCCCCGCCGAAAACGACTACCCGTGCGCGCCGCCCGGGCCGTGCACGTGGCCGTGCGCCAGCTCCTCCTGCGTCGCGTCACGCACCTCGCGCACGGTGACGTCGAAGTGGAGCGTCTTGCCGGCGAGCGGGTGGTTGAGGTCCACCACCACGGAGTCCGGGTTCACGGCGATGATGCGCAGCGGGACGTCGCCGTCCTCCGTCTGGGCCATCAGCGTCCCGCCCACCTGGGGCAGGTAGGTGGAGGGCAGCATGGAGCGGGGGACGTTGCGCACGCCCTCCGGCTTGTGCGCGCCGTAGCCCTGCTCCGGCGTCACCACCACCTGCTTGCTCTCCCCGGTGGCCAGGCCGTCCAGCGCGCCCTCCAGGCCGGGGACGATCTGCTTGTGCCCGTGCAGATAGGCGAGCGGCTGGCCCGGGGCGTTCTGGTCGATGATCTGCCCGTCTCCCAGGTGGAGGCGGTAATCGAGGGCGACGACGCGACCGTTGGCGACTTTCATGCGGCGCAAGCTCCTTGGCTTCGGAAGACAGCGGATGGGACTTCGGTCAAAGGTGGAACCGGGGCGAGGCCACGTCAGGCGGTGGGGGACTCCACCGCCTCCTCCCCGACCGGCCCGTCGAGGGGCTCGCCGCGCGACACGTATACGGCGGCCGCCAGGTCTCCGGTGACGTTGAGCACGGTGCGGCACATGTCCAGGAAGCGGTCCACGCCGAGGATGAGGCCCAGCCCCTCCACGGGGATGTGGAACATGCCCAAAATCATCGCGATGACGGGGATGGAGCCCGCCGGCACGCCCGCGGTGCCGATGCCCGCCAGCACGCAGATGAACATGATGGTCGCCTGCTGCGTGAGGCCCAGCGGCACGCCATACACCTGCGCGAGGAAGAGGACGGTGACGCCCTCGAAGAGCGCGGTGCCGTTCTGGTTCATCGCGGAGCCGGCGGTGAGCACGAAGCGCGACACGTTGCGCGGCAGCTTGAGGTTCTCCTCCGCGACCTTGAGCGCGGTGGGCAGCGTGGCGCTGGAGGAGGACGTGGAGAACGCGGTGACGATGGCCAGCCGGCAGGAGCGGAAGAACTCCACCGGGTTGCGTCCGCCGAGGAAGCGCACGGACAGCGAGTACATGACGAACATGTGGATGCCCAGCGCCAGGAGCACCACGCCCACGTACGACGCCAGCTGTCCCAGGATGTGGAAGCCCAGGCGCGCCGTCATGGAGAACAGGAGCGCGCCCACGCCCACCGGGGCCAGCTGGAGCACCCCGTCGATGAGCTTCATCATCACGTCGTAGAGGCCCTGGATGACGTCCTTGAGGCGCTGGGCGGGCTCGCCCGGCGTGAGCGCCAGGCCCAGGCCGAAGATGAGCGAGAAGACGATGAGGCCGATCATGTCCCCGTCCGCCGCGGCCTTCAGCGGGTTGGTGGGCACCATGGACATGAAGATGGCGCCCGCGGACGTGTCACCGGGGGGCGGCGCGGCCTTGATGGACGTGCCCGTGCGGGCCAGGGCGCGGGCCTCGTCGCTCAAGCCGTCACCGGGCCGCATCGTGTTCACGAGCAGCAGGCCGATGAGCACGGAGATGACGGAGAAGACGACGGTGTAGCCGAGCGTGCGGGCGCCCAGGCGGCCCACCTGCCTCATGTCCAGCTCCGCCACGCCGACGACGAGCGCGGAGAACAGGAGCGGCACGACGAGCATCAGGAGCAGGCGGATGAAGATCTGCCCCACGGGGTTGGTGACGTGCTCGACGGTCCAGGTGAGCCAGTCCGCGCTCCCGGAGGCGGCGTTGCACGCGAGGCCGGCCACCGCGCCGACGGAAATGCCGAGGAGCATC
This genomic interval carries:
- the fusA gene encoding elongation factor G, translating into MASNVPIEKIRNIGISAHIDSGKTTLSERILFYTGKIHEIHEVRGKDGVGAVMDSMDLEREKGITIQSAATYAMWGDYNINLIDTPGHVDFTIEVERALRVLDGAILVLCSVSGVQSQSITVDRQMKRYRVPRIAFVNKMDRSGANYDRVAGQLKEKLGHHPVKLQYPIGAEDRFQGLIDLISMKAYYFDGESGETVREEAIPAEMLDEAKLRRDEMLEGVANVDDELGEAFLMDAASITEEQLRAAIRRATIALKMTPVMCGSAYKNKGVQLLLNAVCSYLPNPKEATNEALDQKNNEAKVILESDPTKPFVGLAFKLEDGRYGQLTYMRVYQGKVAKGDFIINQVNQKKVKVPRIVRMHASEMHDVNEATAGDIVALFGIECASGDTFTDGTVQYTMTSMFVPDAVISLAVTPKNRDTLANFSKALNRFNKEDPTFRVRRDEESGQTIISGMGELHLEIYIERMKREYNCEVVAGKPQVAYRETISQKGEFAYTHKKQTGGSGQFARVCGYVEPLPADAVQQYEFVDDIVGGSIPREFIPACDKGFQEAVKKGSLIGFPVVGLRVVINDGAFHAVDSSEQAFKTAAIMGFREGYAAAKPIILEPMMKVEVQAPEDFQGSVVGQLNQRRGTILETSTAEGYVTAVAEVPLNTMFGYSTDLRSATQGKGEFSMEFSKYSPVPRNEAEALMAQYKEKQAAEQAARK
- a CDS encoding ABC-F family ATP-binding cassette domain-containing protein, whose translation is MTLLRAANVQLAFGSRTVFEGLTFTIEEGERVGLVGVNGSGKSSLLKILAGAAKPDLGELQLRRGARVTYLPQEPEFPEGATVASELAVSQAPLKEALAAHAELSRRLEADPANATPKMLEQLSALSDRIEQAGGWDTEHHAKTLLDRLGVKDWDRPVAQLSGGLRKRVAIARALLTRPDLLLLDEPTNHLDADTVDWLEDELDKLPGALLLVTHDRYFLDGLVDRIVEIQPGGGLVSYPGNYAAYVEQKLVAQQNAEVAEHKRERWIAQEVAWLRKGVEARRTKSKARIERAQKLLAEKGFQRPKVADLRVAAAPRLGHTVIEAEGLTKSFGDRKVLNGVDFRLQRGERVGFLGPNGVGKTTFLRVMLGELPADGGKLVIGKNTKVAYYDQQRAQLDPEQTVYDAASQGEDHVELGDRKVHLRDYLDDLLFPVPMQRMKVGALSGGERNRLLLARLFLEGANVLVLDEPTNDLDIVTLNILERLLLDFAGSVLLVTHDRYFLDKVATAILSFDGEGRVTRYEGNYEMYKRLKEQSQAAALKAAPTKKDEARRDEPRDEPAAKPAPKKPGKLSYKDQRELDGMEATIEAAEKRKAELEAQLADPAVYSTGSKVAEVNQALEATTAEVDRLYARWQELQDLAAGTV
- a CDS encoding flagellar motor protein MotB, yielding MFRPASVLAAALLSLPFCAHALESGPKRPLPVFDLQRLRLDTAALGSLVVGTGRTLAPGQLRVSLNYQYEQLPLHFQTRWEPGEGTGLVENKMTAHLTVGFGVLSWLDVGAELPFILTQGGKPTLEYYGPNSGGLATPWLNARAALLRQSKGAPINLAVALTAGLPVGSRAALAHDDYAWQPRLQVGYVGEGFQVGGEAGVFLRKREDLGPVSYDPRDIVGNELRLGATVTSLHGETTRGEVSVLAGIPLDGGRVGAELLIAIRRHALSHLDLYVMGGPGVGAGLDTPTFRFVAGASFATSKVD
- a CDS encoding OPT family oligopeptide transporter; amino-acid sequence: MVPPVPNPTQLRVPPPDPGAVPEPPGASAAVDPELYWREHVYQGGARQLTVRAVIAGMLIGAVMCLSNLYVVLKTGWSLGVTITACILAFAVFGTLRSLKVLRTEFTDLENNAMGSVASAAGYMTGGGNMAAVPALLMLTGTLPSSGWLMLWFAVISALGVFAAIPIKRQLINIEALPFPTGTATAETIRALHGHGEAARGKARLLGLAGLVGALLVLVRDARFTWLKNLPDKVSLPLTILGREAGKWSLSIDFSLLLVGAGALVSFRTGWSMLLGAILNYGFLAPAMFTRGVIPEVTYKAINGWSLWTGSAVLVSSGLLSFAFQWKSVVRSFSALGSLVGKKPREGADADPLADIECPPAWFPLGFALLGPVAVFLMAWLFQIPWWAGVLALPLAVVMGVVASRVTGETDTTPTKALGPVTQLLFGGLAPGNIPANVMSANATGGVGLHSADLLTDLKSGWLLGASPRQQFFAQLFGVVAGAVVVVPIFNLLVPTADVLGSEQFPAPSSMVWAGVSKMLASGMSALHPTARVGALGGALLGIVLVLLERWAHPKVKAFIPTASGLGLAMVIPGSSSISLFVGAALAALLKRVKPKLAEAAVLPVSSGFIAGESLLGIAIAMLKAFGKMPK
- a CDS encoding peptidylprolyl isomerase; its protein translation is MKVANGRVVALDYRLHLGDGQIIDQNAPGQPLAYLHGHKQIVPGLEGALDGLATGESKQVVVTPEQGYGAHKPEGVRNVPRSMLPSTYLPQVGGTLMAQTEDGDVPLRIIAVNPDSVVVDLNHPLAGKTLHFDVTVREVRDATQEELAHGHVHGPGGAHG
- a CDS encoding dicarboxylate/amino acid:cation symporter, whose protein sequence is MKPHQKMLLGISVGAVAGLACNAASGSADWLTWTVEHVTNPVGQIFIRLLLMLVVPLLFSALVVGVAELDMRQVGRLGARTLGYTVVFSVISVLIGLLLVNTMRPGDGLSDEARALARTGTSIKAAPPPGDTSAGAIFMSMVPTNPLKAAADGDMIGLIVFSLIFGLGLALTPGEPAQRLKDVIQGLYDVMMKLIDGVLQLAPVGVGALLFSMTARLGFHILGQLASYVGVVLLALGIHMFVMYSLSVRFLGGRNPVEFFRSCRLAIVTAFSTSSSSATLPTALKVAEENLKLPRNVSRFVLTAGSAMNQNGTALFEGVTVLFLAQVYGVPLGLTQQATIMFICVLAGIGTAGVPAGSIPVIAMILGMFHIPVEGLGLILGVDRFLDMCRTVLNVTGDLAAAVYVSRGEPLDGPVGEEAVESPTA